The sequence CAGACAGCCTGTCCCAATTCAGGTTCAAGTCTGAGCGCCTCCTGCAGGGCCGCGCTCAACTTATCCGGCAGCAGGATTCCATCCGGCAACTGCAACCAGAGCTCAAGAATCGTTTTGACCGTCGGCTGCGCCCGGCAATGTCCGGCGCTGTCAATCACCATGACAAAAAACTCCTGGAGCTCAACCGGGGAAAAAGCGTAGTCGTCAAGCCGGGCCAGAATGCTTTGCTGAGCCGCCAAGCCTCCCGGATAATCCTGGATCTGATAACGACTAAAGGCCGCAATCCAGTTAATTTCGTGCCTGCCCAGCGCTTCGACGCGTTTTTGCTCGGCCCCCACGCTTTCCACCAGGGGGGTGATTTCCCGGTTGGCGGCGGCAAAATCCTGATCGGCAAAATAAATCCGGGCCAGTGCCAAACGGGCCTCCGGCACTGACGCAGACTCCGCATACTCTTCGAGCAGTTCATGTAAACAGCGGCGGGCTTCGGCGCGGTTGCCCTGAGCCAGCCGGCAGAACGCCAGCTGCAATTGTAAACGGGCCGGTTCAATTCCCAGTTCAGCCGGGGTTGATGATTTCCTGACCACGTGAAAAAGTTCCGCGGCCCGCCCACAATCTCCAAGCTCCAGGGCGCAGAGCAACAAGGTCAAACGTACGCGCCCGACCATTTTCGAAGTCGAGTGATTTTTTAGAAAGCGTTCGAGCTCCTGACCGGCAAAATCATAGAGACCATCTTCGAAGGCACCGAAAGCAACCCGGGCATCGTCGTATTCATCCGCAGAGACCGAATGAAACCAGCCTCCCCCCCAGATAGAGATACAAAACAAGCTACAGCTTAAAAACAGGACTAAACGCCACCGCATAGGTAATCTCTCCATCGTCTTAGTAGGTGCCTCACAGTTAATTTTCGGTTTGAAAAACCAAGTAAAGCAACCGAGGCGAGTACTTATTTGCGGACCGTAGAGACCGCTGGGGTTGCCGGGCTCATTCCCACATCAGGGAACAGAGCATACATAAATTTCTTCAGTGCCCCTTGGATCTACGGTGTCACTGTGCAAGGCTCAAAATAATTTTCCAAGCCAGAAGAAAGCCTGACTCTGAGTTTTCCTCACTTGACATAAAATCAAAGCCGCATTACACAGGCCTCATGACAAAAATCATCCTCATTGGCTGCGGCGGTTTTTTCGGAGCCATCAGCCGCTACCTGGTTTCCGGGTTGATCTACAACCTGCTCGGGACCGGTCTGCCCTACGGCACCCTGATCGTCAATCTGGCCGGTTCTTTTCTGCTGGGCGGACTGGCTCGCATTGCCATGTCCTCTCAGTTGCTGAATGACCATGTTACAGCCTTAATCGGCATCGGTTTTCTTGGCGCCTTCACCACCTTTTCCACCTTCAGCGTTCAGACCATGGAACTCCTTGAGAGCGGCAATCTGACCAAGGCCATGCTCAATATCGTTCTGAATCTGACCCTGTGCCTGGCCGGAGCCTGGCTGGGTCTGAGCCTGGGACGCCACTGCTCCTGAGCTGTTATTCCCGCTCACCTGCCCACCAGATCAAGCTTCTGCAGACCAATATAATCTTTCTCAAAAAAATTTAGCCTTGACATTCACCAGATATTGTGTTTTAAGTACGGCCTTAACGCAACATGTAGTACCTGTACCCAAAACTTAAAGTTCCAGTAAAGCTCTTAAAATTATTACTTTTTCGTTCCTCCAGGAACCCATGAAGGGAGTAGCATGAAAAACCAGGTCTCGGCCCAAGAAAAGATTCCCAGTCTGCCCAAGAACGCCACCCTACCGCAGTTCAGCAAAAATGCCATCACCGTCCTTGAACGCCGCTACCTGAAAAAAACCGAGACCGGAGAACCCGCGGAAGAGCCCAAGGACATGCTCTGGCGAGTCGCCTGGACCATCGCCTCGGGGGAAAAAGACCATAACCCACAAGCCGATATCAAAAAACTGGCCGGTGAATTTTATGAAGCCATGGCCCGGCTGGAATTTCTTCCCAATTCCCCGACCCTGATGAACGCCGGTCGCGAACTAGGACAGCTCTCGGCCTGTTTCGTTTTACCGGTCGATGACTCGATGGAAAGTATCTTTGAAGCCGTCAAACAAACCGCCCTGATTCACAAAAGTGGAGGAGGCACCGGTTTTTCCTTTTCCAGAATCCGCCCGAGCAACGATCTCGTCCATTCCACCAGTGGCATTTCCAGCGGTCCTCTCTCCTTCATGCGGGTCTTTGACTGCGCCACCGAAACCATCAAGCAAGGCGGCACCAGACGCGGCGCCAACATGGCGATTTTAAGAGTCGACCATCCCGACATCATGGATTTCATCAAAATCAAATCCGACTTGAGCAAACTGCAGAATTTCAATCTCTCGGTAGCCCTGACCGATGATTTCATGGCCGCCCTCAAGAGCGACGGAGATTACGACATCATCAACCCGCGCAATCAGGAGGTCGTAAAACGACAAAACGCCCGTAAGGTTTTCAAGCAGATTGTTAAACAAGCCTGGCTTTCCGGTGAACCCGGCATCATTTTCATAGACCGTATCAACGCCGACAACCCGACCCCACAAGTCGGAGCCATCGAAAGCACCAACCCCTGCGGTGAACAACCGCTGCTCCCGCATGAGTCCTGCAACCTGGGCTCCATCAATCTGGCCCGCATGGTCACCGACGGTCGGGTTGATTTCGAAAAGCTTGAACAAACGGTCAAGACCGCCGTCCACTTTCTCGATAACGTTGTCGATATCAACAATTACCCGCTGACGGTGATTGAGAAACAGACCAAGGCCAACCGGAAAATCGGCCTCGGGGTGATGGGCTTTGCCGACCTTCTGCTCATGCTTGAGACTCCCTACTCATCAACCGAGGCCCGCGAACTGGCCGAAGAGATCATGTCCTTTATCGACCGCACGGCTTACAACACTTCAATAGAACTGGCTGAAAAACGCGGTCCCTTTCCCAATTTTCCGGAAAGTATTTACGGCACCAGGAATCCAACCGTCCCACTGCGCAATGCGACCCGAACTACCATCGCCCCCACCGGCACAATCAGCATTCTGGCCGGTTGTTCCAGTGGCGTGGAACCGATTTTCGCCCTGGCCTTTTTACGTCGGGTCATGGATGACGACGAGCTTTTCGAGGTCAATCCGATTTTTGAAAAGGTCGCGCGGCAAAACAACTTTTTCAGCCAGGCCCTGGTCAAGAAAATTGCCCATAATGGCAGCTGCCACAATGCCGATGAAATTCCCGAGCGTTTTCGCCGTTATTTTGAAAGCGCCCACGATATCAACCCTCTGGATCACATCGAAATTCAGGCGGCCTTTCAGAAATACACCAATAACGCGGTCAGCAAGACCATCAACTTCGCCCATGACGCAACCATCGAACATGTCGAGAAGGCCTATCTCCTGGCTTATGAAAAAGGCTGTAAAGGGGTCACCATCTACCGCGACGGTTGCCGTGAAAATCAGGTTCTCAATATCGGCAAAACCGACAGCCGGCAACTAAATTCCACTCTCGGGGAAAAACCAACCAAAAGGGATCGCCCCCAAACCCTGGTGGGACGTACGTACCAGATGACCACTGGATGCGGTCCCCTTTACGTCACCATCAATGATGATGAAAAAGGGCTGGCTTTTGAGCTTTTTAATACGATTGGCAAGGCCGGAGGCTGCGCCGCCAGCCAGAGCGAAGCCATCGGCCGCCTGGTCTCATTGGCGTGGCGCAGCGGCCAGCAGCCGGAACCGATCATCAAACAGCTGATCGGCATCAGCTGTCATAAACCGGCCGGCTTCGGCGAAAATCGGGTTACCTCTTGCGCCGATGCCATCGCTCAGGCGATTCGTCACCACCTTGAGAAAAATAACGGCAAACGCGACCAAGCCCTGCACGATGACAGCAATCTGGCTTTCGGGGCCTGCCCGGAGTGCGGTGGGGTGGTCGAACACGAAGGCGGCTGCATGGTCTGCCATACCTGTGGTTATTCAGAATGCGCGTAACAATTGACCAACTCATAGATACGACGGCGTTTCAGCAGGGGAAATTCGCTTTCCAGAACCCCAACCAGATCCCGCCCGCTGCACCCGTTCGTAAAAACCTGGTCCGCCAGACGATTTTTCAGACGAAGTTCCTCCTCTAAAAGCCTTTGTGGGTCCCGGCTGTACTCCTTGAGATCGCAGCCGGCGACTAACAAAGTAATTTCTCCCCGCCATTCCTGCTTTTCTCCCCAAGCCAACAACTCCGTTAAGGATAAACGCAGAAATTCCTCGTAGAGTTTGGTCAATTCCCGGGCGACGCAGGCCGATCGGTTACCCAGAACCGCCGCCATAAGCTGCAGGGTCGCATTAAGACGGCGAGGAGATTCATAAAAGATCAGGGTTGCTTCAATATTTTTCAGGGCTTCGAGACGACGACGCACAAGCCCCGGCTTGACCGGGAGAAAACCGGCAAAGTAAAAGGCATCTGAAGGCAGCCCACTGGCACAAAGAGCGCTAATCGCGGCGCAGGCTCCGGGCAGAGGGGTGACGCGAATCCCGGCATCCAGAACCAGCTGCAGCAACCGGTAACCAGGGTCGGAAATTCCCGGAGTACCGGCCTCGGAGATAAGTCCGATGCGGGCGCCGTTTTGCAGCTGCAGCAGAATCTCGGCCAACCGTTGCGGAGTGGAGTTATCATGCAGGGAAAGCAGACGAGCCTGAATCTGGTAACGTTGAAAAAGTTTTTTCGCCGTCCGTGTATCCTCGGCCGCGATCAGATCGCAGGCACGCAGGGTTTCCAGAGCCCGCAAAGTAATATCAGCCAGATTACCAATCGGGGTGGCAATCAGGAAAAGTTCACCGGCCCCGGTCATGGCGCCCAACCCGCCAAGCGCTGCCGAAACACGGCATGTCGCCGCATCCGGCAAAGGACCTCAACCAGCTCAGGGTCCTTGACCCGGGTTTCGGTCTCCCGCCGCCAAGCGTCTGCCTCAGCTTCCGAAACCAGAGCGGCAAGAGGAGGTTTCTCCCGAGGGGCGGGCCTCGCCCCGATCGAAAACTGATCTTGCGTCCTGACCGCCCGGCAGTGAATGGTGGCAATCAGAAACTTGCCGACCAGTTCATTGACCCGCTTGATAATTTCCTCCTGCATATAAATCAGCTGATGCGCCCAGGCGCTGCTTTTCACCTCGATATAAAGGGTATGATGCTTGATTCTCACGGGTTGACATTTATCGACCAGACCGCCGCCGACAACCTTGCGCCATTGGCGAAAAACATCTTCATGCAACAATCTTTCCTTGAGTTTGGGAGAGCTCAGAACCCCGTCCACCAGGGTGCCGACCGGCAACGGCTGCGATCTTCGGTGCCGGCCAGGCTCCCGGCGGTTCCGGTAAAATAATTGCATGATTCAATTCAAATTCGAGGTTTTGGTATCTTCAGACTCAGGTCTTTATCGTTGGTCCGAGCCTCCTTTTTCGACCGTCTCCTTCCGATCAGATCAGGACGGCTAGCCCAGACGGGGAAATAAGGCTTCACCTTTGGCGACCAGACCCGAGGCCAGCCCGCCCCAGACAAAAACCTCGGGACCGGCAACCGCATCAGGCCGGGCCTGACCCAGCTGTTCCGCCATCAACAGGGCTTTTCCGGGCATCACCGGAAACAGATAAACACTCAACAGACGCAGACTTTCAAGCACGCAATAAAGCACCTGATCCAGTTCAGCCGCCCGGCCGGGGTCCTTGGCCAGGCTCCAGGGCGCCTGTTCATCGATAAAACGGTTACAGTTTTCCACTAAACGCCAAACCGCCGCCAGCATCTTGTGAAAAGCCAACTCAGCCATGGCCTTTTCGACCGCGCCGCGAACCTCTTCGGCCAGCCGGTCAAAGGCCTGATAATGCGGTGACTCAACATCGCCGGCCGGAATCAGCGCTTGGCGATATTTACCGACCATCGCTACCGTCCGACTCAGAAGGTTGCCGAGATCATTGGCAAGTTCGCTGTTGATCCGACCTTTCAGGGCCGTCTGGGAAAAATCTCCATCCAGGCCAAAAGGCACTTCCCGCAGGAGAAAATAACGAAAGGCATCAACCCCGAATTCCTCAACCACGGCCAACGGATCGACCACGTTTCCCACCGATTTGGACATCTTTTCACCCTCAACCGTCCACCAGCCGTGGGCGAAAATCTGACGCGGCAGGGGAAGGTCGGCAGCCATGAGAAAGGTCGGCCAGTAAACTGTATGAAAGCGGAGAATATCCTTGCCGATCAGATGCACATCCGCCGGCCAGAGCCGAGCAAAACGGTCTTCGTCATCGGGGAAACCAGCGGCCGTCAGATAGTTGATCAAAGCATCGAACCAGACATAGAGAACATGGCGCTCATCATCGGGAACCGGAATGCCCCAGCTGAAGCTGCTGCGGCTGATGCTTAAATCGCGCAGTTCCTCCCGCAGAAATCCGGAAATTTCATTAAACTTCCCCTTCGGCCGAATGAAAGCTTCATGGGTTTCCAGATAAGCGAGCAAGGCCTGCTGAAATTTTGACATGGCAAAAAAATAGCTCTCCTCGCGAACCTTCTCGGCCGGCCGACCACATTCCGGACAGTTGCCGGCCACCAGCTGTTTTTCGGTCCAGAAAGTCTCGCAGGGCACACAATACCAGTCTTCGTAATGTCCGAGATAGATTTTGCCGTTAGCCTTAACCCGCTGATAAAAAGCATGAACCGCTCGATGATGACGAGCCTCGCTGGTGCGAATAAAATCATCATGGGATATATTGAGCAGCTTCCAGAGATGACGAAATCTTTCAACTACCTGATCAACCAGTTCCCTAGCGCTTAAACCGCGGAGCGCCGCCGTCTTTTCGATTTTTTGGCCGTGTTCATCGGTTCCGGTGAGGAAGAACACCTGTCGACCCAACAGCCGCTGATACCGGGCCATAACATCCGCCGCGATCGTGGTGTAGGCATGCCCGATATGAGGCACATCATTAACATAGTAGATGGGGGTGGTAATATAATAAATTTTATCTTGAGTCTCATTCATAATTTTCTCTGGTTGGGGTGACCTTCACGGATTCGAGTTGATTTTGGCTTTGTAAAAATAGTCCCGCTATAAAAACCGGCTTTTTACCAAGAAACTCTACCTAAGATTTCTGTTCCTGTGCTTTTTCGGCAGGCGGGGTTTCTTTTTTACGACGATTGCGGTTACGACCGCCTCCTTTAGAGCCTTTGCCCCGGCGTGAGCTTCGGGACCGAGGAGCCTCCTCCGCCTTAACCAAGGCTTCTCCTGCGGCCGGGCTACGATTATCAAGCGCTTTCTTTTCCGGTTCAGAGGCCTGAACCGGAACCCGTGTTTCTTCCTGAGAGACGCCGGTTTCAGGCCCGATTTCAGCCCTAAAGCCGTTTCCAACCTCATTTTCTGAAATATCCTTGCGGCGATTTTTACGTCTGCCTTCATTTTTACGGTAGTTATCGTACTCATAACCTAGACAACACATCAAACGACCGCAGATGCCGGAGATTTTCATCGGGTTAAGCGCCAGATTCTGTTCTTTGGCCATTTTCACGGTAACCGGAGCAAATTCAGAGAGAAAAGCGGAACAACAAAGTTCCCGTCCGCAGATACCCACCCCTCCCAGCATCCCGGCCGCGTCCCGAATCCCAATCTGCCGCATTTCGACCCGCAGATGAAGACCATGAGCCAGGTCCTTGACCAGGTCCCGAAAATCGACCCGGTTTTCCGCCGTAAAATAGAAAACCACCCGGTTACTGTCATGCATTAACTCAGCTTGAACAAGCTTCATCTGCAGACCCAGTTCGGAGATTTTCTCACGACAGGCTCGAGCCACTTCGAGTTCACGATCGCGGTTCTCCTGAAGCTTGACAAAGTCTTCCTCCCGAGCCTGTCGCAAAACCTTTTTAACCGTCTTGGGGTCAACGCCCTCCGGCAGACCGGCCCGTTCCGGAGAAACCACGACCTGCCCGATATTAATCCCGCGCTCGGTCTCGACAATAACCATATCATTGACCTTGAGATGCAACGCCCCGACTTCAAAACAATAAACTCTCCGCGAATTGCGAAACGCAACCCCGGCATAGCGATTAACCATTTATAACCTCAAATAAATCCGTCAGGCGCTAGACCAAACCGCCTAGACTGAAATGATTCCCGTAAAGAAAGCCTCTAAGGCCAACTTCAAATTAATATTGACTGCAAGATCATTCTCAATCAGGTCCAATTCCCGGCGCAAGCTTACAAGTTTAAGGCGCCCAAGACAAGCAAAACAAGCGATCTCATGTTGCCAGCCGACCTCAGCCTCAACCTCGACGCCCTCGGCCCAAAGGATGGCATCATGAAGAAAATTACGTATAATAAAGAAAAGTTCAGATGTAAACTCAAAAGCTGAGGCCGCTTCCGCAAGTTCAAGCGCCTGTCTGATACTGCCTTGCGGCAGAGAGGCGAATTTTTCGACAAAACCCCGACCCCATTGCCGATTCTCGGGAACCAGAAAGAACAGAGCCCGCACAACACTTCCAGCGGCCCAGGCGGCGGCTTCAGCTTGGTCAGCCGGAGAGAAATCACGCGCGCCTTCATGTTGGGACAAAATTTGGACCAGAGCCGTTCGGGCAAGGACGACAAAAGGAAAAAGCAGACATCGCGAAAGCATGGTTGCCGGCAGCAGCTCATGGCAATGACTGATCAAGACAAAAAAAACCGAGGTTTTCGGTTCTTCAAGGGTCTTTAACAAAGCGTTGACGGCGACCAAGTTCAGCAGGTGAGCATTTTGGATAATCACAATCCGCTGTTTCCCGGCCACCGGCGCCAAACTGATAAAATCCTGCAACTGACGAATCTGCTCAATCTTAATCTGAAGTTTCTCGGGCTCGATCAACAACAGATCGGGATAACGGCGTCTTTCAATCTGAATACAGGTAGGACATCTGCCACAGGAATCCCCTTCGCCCCGGTTTTTGGCCGAGCAACTTAAGGCTGCCGCCAGCAGAAGTGCCGCTCTGGTCTTACCCACGCCTTGCGGACCGGCCAGCAACAGAGCCTGCGGTACCCGACCGGAAGCCACCATCTGCCGCAGTCGCTCCCGAGCTGTTTCCTGTCCGAGCAGATCAGCGAAGGGCATATTTCTTCACAAACTCCCGCCAGATAACGGCATGCATGTCCTCGATCCCGCAAGTTGCGTCAACGACCTGAATGCGCTCCGGTTCGCGGGCCGCCAGGGTCAGAAAACCCCGGCGTACCGCTTCGTGGAAATCAAGCCGCCGCCGTTCAAAACGATCCGCAACCCCAACCGACCCATTTTCCTGATTACGACGCAGAGCCCGCTGTAAGCCGATTTCCGCCGGGCAGTCCAGCAGGAAGGTCAACTGCGGCCAGCAGTTACCGACAACCAAATGATTAAACTGATCAACCCGCGCGGTCTCCAGGCGACGATCGACAAAGCCCTGATACACCCAGGTCGAATCCACGTAACGATCCAGCAGAACCAGAGCCTTACGGCGCAAAGCCGGCGCAACCACGAGACGACAATGCTCGGCCCGGTCCGCAAGATAAAGAAGCATTTCCGTGAGCGCATCCGGATCATAGGCCGGATCAAGCAACAATTTTCTTAACTCCAGACCAAGCGCGGTGGCACCCGGTTCCCGGGAAACCACAACTTCCCGGCCCAACCCCCGCAACCGCCCTGCCAGCAAGGCTATCTGGGTCGACTTGCCGCAGCCCTCCATGCCTTCAAAAGTAAGCAGCAGGCCGCTATCTGCAAGTTTTACCATAATTTTTCATCAACCTGTCAGTTTCATAGCCCGCCTCTGCGGATCAGACGCACACACCAAAAGACACCTTAAACGGTCACCATGCTCCGGAGCCGACTTCGTCCTCTGGAGCTTTACCCCTCTGAAAAGCCGGCGACACCCCGCCCGCCGACAGGGACAGAACATCAACTCATGAACAAAGGCTTTGAGAAAATTCCGGTGGGATTCATTGCAGGCGATAAGCCAGCTCGACTACCGTTCGACAATATAATTTACTGTGGTTATAACTCCAAACCACATCCTCCCGGGCCTGACGGTCAAGCCCCGGACGCCAGCCATTCTTTTTCAGATAATGGGCAACGCTAGCGGCCGCATCCTTAAAATCATATAAATCAATCCGTCCGTCCCCATTGCCATCAACCGCATAATTGAGGCAGCTGGAAGGGATAAACTGACAGATGCCGAAAGCCCCGGCCCAGGACCCCTTAACCTGATCCACCTCAATCCGGTCACTCAACTTAAACAGCGCCACCAGCTGTTCATACCCCCAGAGTGCTTTTTTTTGAGCCCGTCTTTGAAGCCACTGGTATTCGAGCTCGGGATAACTCTTTTTAAGCTCGGCATACACAACCCGCAGATGCTGTTCCTCGGCGCAGGAGGCCAGAGAAAAAAACACCTCCAACAAAGAATAGCTCCCTTGATATCGACCCAGATCCGATTCAACCAGGAAAATAGCGGTTATCAATTCGCCTTCCACCTGGTAAAGCGCTTCGATTCCCGAAAGCCAGGCCCGGTTTTCTTTCAGAAAAAGCCGCCCTTTGCCCACGGTCGCCGGCTCCAGAAAACGATCATAGACCGCCTGATACTCAACCTGTTTAAGATTCTTACCGATAATTGCCGGGCTCACCGTCAATTCCCGGCAAAACCGATTCACCAGTTCCTCCCCTATCCCCTCCTGTTCAAGCAGGCGAAGACAAGGCGAAGCCCCGTCGGCAATTTGGCCACCGAGTAACCCCCAAGCCAGACAGATAAAAAGAATTGGCCTTAAAATCAGATCTTGAAGCCGCGACCAAATAAACATACTCACCTCCAGATCAGAGCTTGTCGGTTCTCGAAATCAGGCAGTTTAAATAATTGCCACCCCATCGTCCCTGGGGGAAAATGTCAAAACTTCAGCTGGTAGAATACGACGAGCAAATCCCGCTTTCAATGACTGATAAGATATTGATTTTTCAAACTGTCGGCACCAAATAACCAAGAACCTGCAAAGATAGTAACAATAAGTGAAAAAAAAATCTATAAAAATACTTGAACTTGACCTGACAATTTGATAGGTAGTCGATGTGATTGTGCTGGGCCGGGATACGGTGGTGAAATAGGTTTCCCCGAACACTCCCAATCGAAAAATTCACCTAAGGAGATCGTTCCGTGGACGTACGATATATCAACCCCTTTATTGAAGCCACCATGAATGTGCTTAAAACCATGGCCTTTATTTCATCAAAACCTGGGAAACCATTTATCAAGAAAAGCCAAGCGGCAACCGGTGACATCACCGGCATAATCGGTCTCTCCGGTGACAAGGAAGGTTCGCTTTCCATAACCTTTTCGTTTCCCTGCATCAAAGCGGTTCTCGAAAAGATGCTGGGTGAAGTTCATGACGATCTTAACGAAGATGTCTCCGATGCCGTCGGTGAAATCACCAATATGATATGCGGAAACGCACGCAACAAACTCGAGGCTCAGAATATCAACCTGTCAGCCGGCATACCAACCATCATCACGGGCAGGGACCATACCATTACCCACGTTACAAAATCGGCAATTGTCGTGCTGCCTTTTGAGACCGATTTCGGCAATTTTTCCCTTGAATTCGCCTTTATCTGATGCCAGCCTCGGCTTCAAGCTTCACGCTCTTCGTTCCCCAACGCTGAACGTCACGGAAACCAGCCTTCCTAAGACCCCGTTTCCTCGCTCCTTAAAGCAAATCATTAGCTGAAAGAGTTTCTCCACGAAGTTGGCCGCAGGCGGCACTGATATCGGCACCTTTGCTGCGCCGAGTCATAACCGTCAGATTGCGCTTTTGGAGACAGTTGAGAAACTCCTCTATCTTTTCAGGCCGGGGTTTTTTGAAAGGCAATTCGGGATGTTCATTAAAGGGAATAAGATTGATCTTGGCCGACAGCGGGGCGACCAGGTCGGCCAGACGACGGGCATCTGCCAGCGAATCATTAAGATCGGCAAACAGAATATACTCAAAGGTTATCCGTCGGCGGCGATTAAGCGGATAGTCACGACAGGCGGTAAGCAGGGTTTTAAGATCGTAACGCCGGTTAACCGGCATCAGCCGGGCGCGCAATTCATCCGTAGTGGCATTGAGGGACACGGCCAAGGAAACCTCAATGCGGCGCCCGAGCTCCTCGATTTGCGGAGCCAGCCCACAGGTTGAAAGAGTAATCCGGCGGCTGGAAAACTGCAGACCATCATCGTACATCATGATTTCCAGGGCCCGAATCACCCCTTCCAGGTTATCGAGTGGCTCCCCCATTCCCATTAGGACAAGATTGGTAATCACCCCTCGGGCCGGCGCTTCAGGATCAATCCGACCGATCACCTGAATCACCTGATCAACGATCTCGGCGCTACTCAACTGCCGGCAAAAACCAGACTGACCGGTCAGGCAGAAACGACAGCCCATGCGACAACCCACCTGGGTTGAAAGACAGATAGTCAGACGTTCCTTTTCCCCGATCAGGACCGTTTCAATGGTTTGGCCGTCCTCAAGCTGAAAAAGATATTTACGAGTCCCATCCTCAGCCACCTGTTCCCGCAGACAAGTCAGGGTACTGATATAGGATGAAGCTTCGAGATACTCACGGCACGCCCGGGAAAGGTTGGTCATCAAGGCAATTTCAGAAACCCGTTGACGATAGAGCCAGCGAATAATCTGGTCGGCGCGAAAACGCTCTTTACCAATAGCGGTCAGATAGTCGGCCAGCTCCTGCCGGGTCATGCCCTTAAGATTCTGCCTGGTTTTAGGGCTTTGTGAAATCAATGCAAATTCCCGTCGGCGGCGTCAAAAAACCAGAAGCTTTGGGTGGTCCGGCAAGTTTCGTCATTTGCCACCTTTTCATAAAATATTTGAGCAAACCATAGCTGCCGTAGTTCGGAGACGCTGGCTTCGACAACCACCGAGTTCAACGAATTCATTTATTTTTCAGCCACCGCGAATTGGCCAGCCTAAATTGCTTGACCTTGTAATTCATAACCCGCTTACTGATACCCAATCTTTCAGCGGCATCCTTCTGA comes from Pseudomonadota bacterium and encodes:
- a CDS encoding lytic murein transglycosylase; amino-acid sequence: MFIWSRLQDLILRPILFICLAWGLLGGQIADGASPCLRLLEQEGIGEELVNRFCRELTVSPAIIGKNLKQVEYQAVYDRFLEPATVGKGRLFLKENRAWLSGIEALYQVEGELITAIFLVESDLGRYQGSYSLLEVFFSLASCAEEQHLRVVYAELKKSYPELEYQWLQRRAQKKALWGYEQLVALFKLSDRIEVDQVKGSWAGAFGICQFIPSSCLNYAVDGNGDGRIDLYDFKDAAASVAHYLKKNGWRPGLDRQAREDVVWSYNHSKLYCRTVVELAYRLQ
- a CDS encoding chemotaxis protein CheX; protein product: MNVLKTMAFISSKPGKPFIKKSQAATGDITGIIGLSGDKEGSLSITFSFPCIKAVLEKMLGEVHDDLNEDVSDAVGEITNMICGNARNKLEAQNINLSAGIPTIITGRDHTITHVTKSAIVVLPFETDFGNFSLEFAFI
- the rlmN gene encoding 23S rRNA (adenine(2503)-C(2))-methyltransferase RlmN, whose product is MTRQELADYLTAIGKERFRADQIIRWLYRQRVSEIALMTNLSRACREYLEASSYISTLTCLREQVAEDGTRKYLFQLEDGQTIETVLIGEKERLTICLSTQVGCRMGCRFCLTGQSGFCRQLSSAEIVDQVIQVIGRIDPEAPARGVITNLVLMGMGEPLDNLEGVIRALEIMMYDDGLQFSSRRITLSTCGLAPQIEELGRRIEVSLAVSLNATTDELRARLMPVNRRYDLKTLLTACRDYPLNRRRRITFEYILFADLNDSLADARRLADLVAPLSAKINLIPFNEHPELPFKKPRPEKIEEFLNCLQKRNLTVMTRRSKGADISAACGQLRGETLSANDLL